From a region of the Candidatus Methylomirabilis limnetica genome:
- the lexA gene encoding transcriptional repressor LexA yields the protein MVLTDRQRQILTFIATYKARHGAPPTQREIAQHLKIYIRGVQYHLERMEKAGHLTRTPKRARAIELRQEQRTTLTPLLGRVAAGRPVLAEEHIEATYPLPQEWTGSGKTFLLKVHGDSMRDARIFDGDLVLVAAQPEAHPGEIVVAMVENEATVKRFQTDGTTVVLMPENEAFAPIRITQEQRFQILGKVIGVYRKL from the coding sequence ATGGTACTCACCGACCGGCAGCGGCAGATCCTGACTTTCATCGCCACCTATAAGGCCCGGCATGGTGCCCCCCCGACGCAGCGCGAGATCGCCCAGCACTTGAAGATCTATATTCGGGGCGTCCAGTATCACCTCGAGCGTATGGAGAAGGCCGGCCATCTCACCCGCACGCCCAAGCGGGCGCGGGCCATCGAACTGCGCCAGGAGCAACGCACCACCCTCACGCCTCTACTCGGTCGGGTGGCGGCCGGCCGGCCGGTCCTGGCCGAAGAGCATATCGAGGCCACGTACCCGCTTCCCCAGGAATGGACCGGTAGCGGGAAGACCTTCCTCTTAAAGGTTCATGGCGACAGCATGCGCGATGCCCGCATCTTTGACGGCGACCTCGTGCTCGTGGCGGCGCAGCCGGAGGCCCACCCTGGCGAGATCGTTGTGGCCATGGTCGAGAACGAGGCCACGGTCAAGCGCTTCCAGACGGACGGCACGACGGTCGTCCTCATGCCGGAGAACGAGGCGTTCGCGCCGATCAGGATCACGCAAGAGCAGCGTTTTCAGATCCTGGGTAAGGTCATCG
- a CDS encoding DUF3971 domain-containing protein — MDTGVTGKSLHRMPLVPLPVTGRARWVVITIGIVAGLILFVLGSISLLLRTHSIQAKIRSRIQSEVQARFDHEVQIGEVRVSAVLRSLNLRDVRIASRERLQDGVLAKIEEVQLYPNLMDLLRFRLRLGRIVLRHPIVRLELPRPQTEPGSPMPVLLPVGIEHVEIRDGSVLWRDSGIELTLVGLHADLRATAGVVGGTLKIEESKIQGGATPFLLRDLTLRAEVDGGDIQVKQFHLSVLGAAVQGAGRIHNFLTDATLDLTMQARGGLDGLFPLNLPIPLRGAVLLEGKATGPLTDPSFTGSAAVGNGQIEQVAMSGMTVAVLANRRELRLQELTLRTARGDLTGDIMLIWEKLRYRLALRGEQVDLADILRLFTEKTPVGGQATIQIQATGEGADLRGLRGQAHIRIAELYLIDRPEERGHGQFVLEARDGRIHVRQGTVEIGRARLQAEGVVQPNGEVSLSVYAHFPQLEHTGRLVGIDPHALAGQATLKGQIRGTPETLHGQGTVTLTNALILKEHWDRGRATVHLDQRGLRLEGLELHRGGEMIAGRFEVGFNGVSQFDLSSNRIAIERLALLRNSGLTGTVRASAKGEGPIGQPNVTTTLEVGDLAYRGTSLGRGHGTLTWEGARARMTGLLSLPDRGYMLQGVVTATGASPYEGTLTLEKGDLGSLLRIVGASLPNQMDGVGSGRIEIGGRLGEQRPERVTVDLETAQLNFRGHAFRTQDRTRLAFQGGRLMISALSLRGEGTEVTVGGTIGEEMDVTIRGAVSGALASALLPDGLDATGVLDLDVRIQGTQRLPRYRGHLRTKDASLTVRGHPGPLEHLAGEIQFKETSVETTHLQARWGGGTLGATVQGRLEQPGWRWRIQLTMEEGRAERIVKDQDSFLATGQVRASGVVTAGGGEYFLRSLGGRVRIEMVDGRIQRSFMIEKVLRMTNLTGLFKKGPEGKGMPYDDISATFNLKDGIARTEDLKLRSTALRAGGVGQFDLAHRTVDVVLAVRPLSLTDEALKATSELPIMKELKIGTLLFGKEKSILVISFRIHGPITQPAVEGIPTQSVERGVLGIFKRILDLPGDLRSGGGQAPDRRPDQGQP, encoded by the coding sequence TTGGATACCGGCGTGACGGGTAAGTCATTGCATCGTATGCCTCTCGTGCCACTGCCTGTGACTGGCCGGGCCCGGTGGGTCGTCATCACGATTGGAATCGTGGCGGGACTCATCCTCTTCGTGCTTGGCAGTATCTCCCTGCTGCTGCGGACTCACTCTATTCAGGCGAAGATTCGATCCCGAATCCAGTCCGAGGTCCAGGCACGATTCGACCATGAGGTCCAGATCGGCGAGGTACGCGTGAGCGCGGTCCTCCGATCATTGAATCTCCGGGACGTCCGAATCGCGAGCCGGGAGCGGCTCCAGGACGGAGTCCTCGCAAAGATTGAGGAGGTGCAACTTTATCCGAACCTGATGGACCTCCTTCGGTTCCGCCTCCGCCTTGGCCGGATCGTGCTGCGTCACCCCATCGTTCGGTTAGAACTGCCACGCCCACAGACGGAACCGGGCTCACCGATGCCCGTTCTCCTGCCGGTCGGCATCGAGCACGTGGAGATCCGGGACGGATCGGTCCTCTGGCGAGACTCCGGCATCGAACTGACACTGGTCGGGCTCCACGCCGACCTGCGAGCAACCGCAGGGGTGGTCGGAGGGACGCTCAAGATTGAAGAGAGCAAGATCCAAGGAGGAGCAACGCCGTTCCTCCTTCGCGATCTCACCCTGAGGGCGGAGGTTGACGGAGGCGACATCCAGGTCAAGCAATTCCACCTCTCCGTCCTGGGGGCCGCCGTTCAGGGAGCGGGTCGCATCCACAACTTCCTGACCGACGCGACACTTGATCTGACCATGCAGGCGCGTGGTGGGCTTGACGGGCTTTTTCCACTGAATCTGCCCATTCCCCTTAGGGGGGCTGTCCTGCTTGAGGGGAAGGCGACAGGACCCCTGACAGATCCCTCTTTCACCGGTTCCGCCGCAGTGGGCAACGGGCAGATCGAGCAGGTCGCTATGTCGGGAATGACCGTCGCGGTTCTGGCAAATCGCCGTGAGCTTCGCCTACAGGAGCTTACCCTACGAACGGCGAGAGGCGATCTGACCGGAGACATCATGCTTATCTGGGAGAAGCTTCGATACCGCCTCGCCCTGCGCGGGGAGCAGGTCGATTTGGCCGACATCCTGCGCCTCTTTACGGAAAAGACTCCGGTGGGTGGGCAGGCCACGATCCAGATTCAGGCGACGGGCGAAGGGGCTGACCTCAGGGGGCTGCGAGGCCAGGCCCACATCCGCATCGCGGAGTTGTATCTCATCGATCGCCCCGAAGAGCGGGGTCATGGTCAGTTCGTCCTTGAAGCTCGAGATGGTCGGATCCACGTCCGGCAGGGCACGGTCGAAATTGGCCGCGCGCGCCTGCAAGCCGAGGGCGTCGTTCAGCCGAACGGGGAGGTAAGTCTCAGCGTGTACGCCCACTTCCCGCAGCTCGAGCACACCGGGCGCCTCGTGGGCATCGATCCTCACGCGCTTGCCGGACAGGCCACCCTCAAAGGGCAGATCCGAGGAACGCCAGAAACCCTCCACGGACAGGGCACGGTGACGCTCACGAACGCCCTTATCCTCAAGGAGCACTGGGACCGAGGGCGCGCCACTGTGCACCTCGATCAGAGAGGGCTTCGCCTTGAGGGCCTCGAACTGCACCGGGGAGGCGAGATGATCGCAGGTCGCTTCGAGGTAGGCTTCAATGGTGTGTCACAGTTCGACTTGAGCTCGAATCGGATCGCTATTGAACGCCTGGCGCTCCTCCGGAATTCAGGGCTCACGGGGACGGTGCGGGCCTCGGCCAAAGGGGAAGGACCGATCGGCCAACCAAACGTCACGACGACACTCGAGGTTGGGGACCTGGCCTACCGGGGGACAAGCCTCGGCCGAGGGCACGGCACCCTGACCTGGGAAGGGGCTCGGGCGCGCATGACGGGACTCCTGAGCCTCCCTGACCGAGGCTACATGCTCCAAGGCGTGGTCACGGCCACGGGCGCCAGCCCATACGAGGGAACTCTCACGCTGGAGAAGGGCGATCTTGGGTCCCTTCTGAGGATCGTCGGGGCTTCCCTTCCCAATCAGATGGACGGAGTCGGTTCAGGACGGATCGAAATCGGCGGTCGGCTCGGGGAGCAGAGGCCTGAGCGGGTGACCGTGGACCTCGAAACGGCCCAACTGAATTTCCGAGGGCACGCCTTTCGGACCCAGGATCGGACCCGTCTCGCGTTTCAAGGAGGGCGACTTATGATCTCAGCGCTGTCGCTTCGAGGCGAGGGGACTGAGGTCACCGTGGGGGGGACCATCGGTGAGGAAATGGACGTGACAATCCGAGGGGCTGTCTCCGGGGCACTGGCCAGCGCCCTGCTCCCCGATGGCCTCGACGCCACAGGGGTGCTGGACCTGGATGTGAGGATTCAGGGGACTCAACGGCTTCCTCGCTATCGTGGACATCTCCGCACGAAAGACGCCTCGCTCACCGTTCGGGGGCATCCAGGGCCCCTGGAACATCTTGCGGGAGAGATCCAGTTCAAAGAGACGTCTGTCGAGACCACCCATTTGCAGGCTCGCTGGGGTGGTGGGACGCTGGGCGCGACGGTCCAGGGTAGACTTGAGCAGCCCGGGTGGCGCTGGCGAATTCAGTTGACCATGGAGGAGGGTCGCGCCGAGCGAATCGTCAAGGATCAGGACTCATTTCTTGCGACGGGACAGGTGCGGGCAAGCGGGGTAGTCACGGCTGGAGGGGGTGAGTATTTTCTTCGCTCCCTTGGGGGGCGAGTGCGGATCGAGATGGTCGATGGGAGGATTCAACGCTCTTTCATGATCGAGAAGGTTCTGAGGATGACCAACCTCACTGGGCTCTTCAAGAAGGGGCCAGAAGGGAAAGGGATGCCCTACGATGACATCAGCGCGACCTTCAATCTCAAGGATGGGATCGCGAGAACGGAGGACCTGAAGCTACGGAGTACGGCCCTGCGTGCCGGGGGCGTCGGCCAGTTTGACTTAGCTCATCGCACGGTCGATGTGGTCCTCGCGGTGCGACCGCTGAGCCTCACCGACGAGGCTCTCAAGGCAACCAGCGAACTGCCGATCATGAAGGAGCTTAAGATCGGAACGCTCCTCTTCGGGAAAGAGAAGAGCATTCTGGTAATCTCGTTTCGAATTCACGGACCCATAACCCAGCCGGCGGTTGAGGGCATCCCGACTCAGTCGGTCGAGCGAGGGGTTCTCGGGATCTTCAAGCGGATCCTAGACCTGCCCGGTGACCTGCGCTCGGGTGGTGGCCAGGCCCCCGACCGCAGACCGGATCAGGGCCAGCCATAA
- the sufB gene encoding Fe-S cluster assembly protein SufB, producing MSSSSKAIEALANQEYKYGFVTEIEEESVPHGLNEDTVRLISAKKNEPDWMLQWRLKAYRHWVKLEKSEAEPKWANVKYPPIDYQGIRYYAAPKQQTEGPKSLDEVDPKLLETFAKLGIPLSERKRLSGIAVDAVFDSVSVATTFKGKLAELGIIFGSFSEAVQNHPDLVRKYLGSVVPYTDNFFATLNSAVFSDGSFCYIPKGVRCPMELSTYFRINAAQTGQFERTLIIADEGAYVSYLEGCTAPMRDENQLHAAVVELIAHDDAQIKYSTVQNWYPGDKEGKGGIYNFVTKRGKCMGKRARISWTQVETGSAITWKYPSCILQGDDSIGEFYSVALTNHYQQADTGTKMIHIGKRTRSTIISKGISSGHGQNSYRGLVKIMKGATGARNYSQCDSLLLGDQCGAHTFPYLEVHNNSSQLEHEASTSKIGEDQLFYCKQRGISAEDAVNLIVNGFCRTVLRELPMEFAVEAQKLLGVSLEGNVG from the coding sequence GTGAGTAGTAGCTCGAAGGCGATCGAGGCCCTGGCCAACCAGGAATACAAGTACGGGTTTGTGACGGAGATCGAAGAGGAGTCCGTTCCTCACGGACTGAACGAGGATACCGTCCGTCTCATCTCTGCCAAGAAAAATGAGCCCGACTGGATGCTTCAGTGGCGCTTGAAGGCCTACCGGCATTGGGTGAAGCTGGAAAAGTCAGAGGCGGAGCCGAAGTGGGCCAACGTCAAATATCCGCCCATCGACTACCAGGGCATCCGGTACTATGCGGCGCCTAAGCAGCAGACGGAAGGACCCAAGAGTCTCGATGAGGTCGATCCGAAGCTGCTGGAGACGTTCGCGAAGCTGGGCATTCCCCTGTCGGAGCGGAAGCGGCTCAGCGGCATCGCGGTTGATGCGGTGTTTGACAGCGTCTCGGTTGCTACGACGTTCAAGGGGAAGCTGGCTGAACTCGGGATTATCTTTGGCTCCTTTTCCGAGGCGGTGCAGAATCACCCGGACCTGGTCAGAAAGTACCTTGGGTCGGTGGTGCCCTACACCGATAATTTCTTTGCAACGCTGAACTCCGCCGTCTTCAGCGACGGGTCGTTTTGTTATATCCCGAAAGGCGTGCGCTGCCCGATGGAGCTTTCGACCTACTTCCGCATCAACGCCGCCCAGACGGGCCAGTTCGAGCGGACCCTGATCATCGCCGATGAAGGGGCCTATGTGAGCTACCTGGAGGGGTGTACCGCCCCGATGCGGGACGAGAATCAGTTGCACGCGGCGGTCGTGGAGCTGATCGCCCACGATGACGCCCAGATCAAGTACTCGACGGTCCAGAACTGGTATCCGGGCGACAAGGAAGGGAAGGGCGGCATCTACAACTTTGTCACCAAGCGGGGCAAGTGCATGGGGAAGCGCGCCAGGATCTCCTGGACGCAGGTGGAGACCGGCTCGGCGATCACCTGGAAGTACCCGAGCTGCATCCTGCAGGGCGATGATTCGATCGGGGAGTTCTACTCGGTAGCGCTGACCAACCACTACCAGCAGGCGGATACCGGCACCAAGATGATCCATATCGGCAAGCGCACCAGGAGCACTATCATCTCAAAGGGGATCTCCTCCGGTCACGGGCAGAACAGCTACCGGGGACTGGTCAAGATCATGAAGGGGGCGACCGGCGCCCGGAACTACTCGCAGTGCGACTCCTTGCTGCTCGGCGATCAGTGCGGCGCCCATACCTTCCCGTACCTCGAGGTGCATAACAACTCCTCGCAGCTCGAGCACGAAGCGTCAACGTCCAAGATCGGTGAGGATCAGCTCTTCTACTGCAAGCAGCGCGGGATCTCGGCTGAGGATGCCGTCAATCTGATCGTTAACGGCTTTTGCAGGACGGTCTTGCGCGAGCTGCCGATGGAGTTTGCCGTAGAAGCCCAGAAGCTGCTGGGCGTGAGCCTCGAGGGAAACGTTGGCTAA
- the sufD gene encoding Fe-S cluster assembly protein SufD, whose amino-acid sequence MLQVAEELDSYRVDFERLERGSVCRRPQWINLIRRAAFGRFTELGFPTTRLENWKYTNVAPIVKTTFTRAGQASSRHRVIAMDAVTLEGVACAQLVFVNGHYSSDLSSLEKLPEGITVSSLAAVIASNPASVKAHLAQYAGYHDQAFVALNTAFMEDGAFVSIPKDTIVDAPIHLLFISSARLGPTDDEGGSAPVSYRRNLIVVGSHSQARIIESYVGLEHDVYLTNVVTEIVGGENAVIDYYKVQRESEEAFHVATAQVQLGHNSTFSSHAIDLGGALVRNDLNVVLDGEGAECTLNGLYMVTGRQHVDNHTRIDHAQPHCSSRQLYKGILDGKSKGVFSGKIVVHKAAQKTDAKQSNKNLLLSEDAVIDSKPQLEIFNNDVKCTHGTTIGQHDQEALFYLRSRGVDLAAARSLLTYAFASELLGRIKIEPVRARLEALLLTRLCDGAVPEETP is encoded by the coding sequence ATGCTTCAAGTTGCGGAAGAGCTGGACAGCTATCGCGTAGACTTCGAGCGGCTCGAGAGGGGCAGCGTGTGTAGGCGACCCCAGTGGATCAATCTTATCCGCAGGGCGGCGTTCGGCCGGTTCACCGAATTAGGGTTTCCCACGACTCGGCTCGAAAATTGGAAGTACACCAACGTCGCTCCGATCGTCAAGACCACGTTCACACGCGCCGGACAGGCGTCATCGCGTCATCGCGTAATCGCAATGGACGCAGTTACTCTCGAAGGGGTGGCGTGCGCCCAACTCGTCTTCGTGAACGGCCATTATTCGTCCGATCTTTCGTCGCTTGAGAAGCTTCCGGAAGGTATCACGGTGAGCAGCCTGGCAGCGGTTATCGCCAGCAACCCGGCTTCGGTCAAGGCGCACCTGGCTCAGTACGCCGGTTACCACGATCAGGCGTTCGTGGCCCTCAACACCGCCTTCATGGAGGATGGGGCGTTCGTGTCCATTCCAAAGGACACGATTGTCGACGCACCCATCCACCTGTTGTTCATCTCCTCCGCCCGCCTCGGGCCGACTGACGATGAGGGGGGCTCGGCCCCGGTGTCGTACCGGAGGAACCTGATCGTGGTCGGGTCTCACAGCCAGGCGCGGATCATCGAGAGCTACGTGGGCCTGGAACACGACGTCTATTTGACCAATGTGGTCACCGAGATCGTGGGCGGCGAGAACGCAGTAATCGACTATTATAAGGTGCAGCGGGAAAGCGAGGAGGCCTTCCACGTGGCAACGGCGCAGGTGCAGCTCGGCCACAACAGTACGTTCTCGTCCCACGCCATCGACCTCGGCGGCGCCCTCGTCCGGAACGATCTGAACGTGGTGCTCGATGGGGAAGGCGCCGAATGCACTCTCAATGGCCTCTATATGGTGACGGGTCGGCAGCACGTGGATAACCACACGCGGATCGATCATGCGCAGCCACATTGCAGCAGCCGTCAGCTCTACAAGGGTATCCTCGATGGGAAGTCGAAGGGGGTCTTTAGCGGCAAGATCGTCGTACACAAGGCTGCCCAGAAAACCGACGCCAAGCAGTCCAACAAGAACCTCCTGCTGTCGGAGGACGCCGTCATCGACAGCAAGCCGCAGTTAGAGATCTTCAACAATGACGTGAAATGCACCCATGGGACGACCATCGGCCAGCATGACCAGGAAGCGTTGTTTTATCTGCGTTCTCGCGGTGTCGATCTTGCGGCTGCCCGGAGCCTGCTGACCTATGCGTTTGCGAGCGAGCTGCTCGGTCGGATCAAGATTGAGCCGGTCCGAGCCCGGCTCGAAGCGCTTCTGCTCACGCGGCTTTGCGACGGCGCCGTACCCGAGGAAACGCCATGA
- a CDS encoding response regulator encodes MHVMLCSNNTGLVDAASRAFSKDGYRLTVCECGLEALGVVEVMDADLLILDLDTPGLDGLLIVAAIKELAPTLPIVAVSTKPQVDARVVSHKGVSYAMLPPGSTEAMQVLLAGLSETERTRFPSGAGSVQ; translated from the coding sequence ATGCATGTAATGTTGTGTTCGAATAATACGGGTCTGGTGGACGCGGCATCCAGAGCGTTCAGCAAAGACGGGTATCGCCTTACGGTCTGTGAGTGCGGGCTGGAGGCTCTGGGGGTGGTCGAGGTCATGGATGCCGATCTCCTGATCCTGGATTTGGATACGCCTGGGCTTGACGGCCTCCTGATCGTCGCAGCCATCAAGGAGTTGGCCCCGACGCTGCCGATTGTGGCGGTTTCGACGAAGCCCCAGGTGGATGCGCGGGTCGTCTCCCACAAAGGAGTCTCCTATGCGATGCTACCGCCAGGATCTACCGAGGCGATGCAGGTGCTCTTGGCCGGGTTGTCGGAGACCGAAAGGACCAGGTTTCCGTCTGGCGCGGGATCAGTACAATGA
- the sufC gene encoding Fe-S cluster assembly ATPase SufC: MLIIKNLHAQVGDNEILRGIDLVVKAGEVHAVMGPNGSGKSTLAHLLAGRDIYKVTAGQVMFEGKDLLRMPPEERAREGVFLGFQYPVEIPGVSTSYFLKAAVNATRKHRGLEELDAIDFLNLIKEKMKLVELDQGLLNRPLNEGFSGGEKKRNEIFQMAVLEPKLAILDETDSGLDIDALRIVANGIDALRSPDRALILITHYQRLLNYVTPDFVHVLFEGRIVKSGGQALALELEAKGYDWIKAEAVLAQQAPVPDSDRGIV; the protein is encoded by the coding sequence TTGCTCATAATTAAGAACCTGCACGCGCAAGTCGGCGACAACGAGATCCTGCGTGGCATTGATCTTGTGGTCAAGGCAGGCGAGGTCCATGCCGTCATGGGTCCGAACGGCTCTGGCAAGAGTACCCTGGCCCATCTGCTTGCCGGTCGGGACATCTACAAGGTCACGGCCGGCCAAGTGATGTTTGAGGGGAAGGACCTGCTCCGAATGCCTCCGGAAGAGCGCGCTCGCGAGGGGGTCTTCCTGGGTTTCCAATATCCGGTGGAGATCCCTGGGGTGAGCACCAGCTACTTCCTGAAGGCGGCAGTAAATGCCACAAGAAAGCACCGCGGCCTCGAAGAGCTGGATGCTATCGACTTCCTCAATCTGATCAAGGAAAAGATGAAGCTTGTCGAGCTGGACCAGGGTCTCTTGAATCGTCCGCTCAACGAAGGTTTCTCCGGTGGGGAGAAGAAGCGGAACGAGATCTTCCAGATGGCCGTGCTCGAACCCAAGCTGGCGATTCTCGACGAGACCGACTCCGGCCTGGACATCGATGCCTTGAGGATCGTGGCGAACGGCATTGATGCGCTCAGAAGCCCGGACCGCGCCCTGATCCTGATCACTCATTACCAGCGGCTACTGAACTACGTCACTCCCGACTTCGTCCATGTGCTCTTTGAGGGGCGGATCGTCAAGTCAGGGGGGCAGGCGCTGGCCCTCGAACTCGAGGCGAAAGGGTACGACTGGATCAAGGCGGAAGCTGTACTTGCCCAACAGGCGCCTGTCCCCGACTCCGATCGGGGAATCGTGTAG
- a CDS encoding PIN domain-containing protein, with amino-acid sequence MTTHRARPVTGSGTRGIRCNDLPVTPVSKTNHPHFSVEIPPVTSNYILVETFALLQNRLGMEAARAFQDDILPLINIEFIASGTHRSGVAALLSASRRDLSIVDCVSFEVMRTSGINTVFAFDKHFKEQGFTNIA; translated from the coding sequence ATGACGACCCACCGGGCCCGGCCAGTCACAGGCAGTGGCACGAGAGGCATACGATGCAATGACTTACCCGTCACGCCGGTATCCAAGACGAATCATCCGCACTTCTCTGTTGAGATCCCCCCTGTTACGAGCAATTATATTCTGGTGGAAACTTTTGCGCTTTTGCAAAATCGCCTCGGCATGGAAGCGGCACGAGCATTTCAGGACGATATACTCCCGCTGATCAACATTGAGTTTATTGCCTCGGGTACACATCGATCCGGGGTCGCGGCCCTTCTGTCTGCATCAAGACGAGATCTCAGCATAGTGGATTGTGTCAGCTTTGAGGTCATGCGCACATCAGGGATTAACACCGTCTTTGCCTTCGACAAGCATTTTAAAGAGCAAGGGTTTACCAATATAGCCTGA